A region of the Paenibacillus sp. J23TS9 genome:
TTGACGTCGTTTTGGCCAAGAAGCGTACCGACACTGCCGATAATACCTGGCTTATCGTTATGGGAAATGAGAATTTGATGGCCTTCCGGTGCCATATCAACAGGGAATTTGTCAATTTGTACGATCCGTTCGCCATAACCGTTCAACAGGGTACCGGCAACCAGAGTTTCCTCATTGTTTTGTGTCTTCAGGGTGACTGTCAGCAAATTCGTGAAGCCCTTGGACTTCGAAGCTTGGGTCACAACCACGTTGATATCCCGCAATTTAGCGAGATGCATGCAATTGACGATGTTTACTTCGCTTCCAAGATGATGCGCAAGCACACCTTTCACAATATAACGTGTCAGTGGCAGTGTATCCACATCCGACAGGTCGCCCGCATAGTCTACATGGATCTCATTGACAGCTTGGTTGGCAGCTTGTGCAGCAAAGCTGCCGAGCTTCTCACCGATTGAGAAGTAAGGCTGCAGACGGCTCATGACGCTTGCGGCTACCGGAGGCATGTTCACAGCGTTTTTAAACGGTTCGTTACGAAGGATATGAAGTACTTCCTCCGATACGTCAATGGCCACGTTTTCCTGGGCTTCAACGGTCGAAGCGCCAAGGTGAGGTGTCACAATGATTTTTGGATTGGTAAGGAACGGATGATCCTTTTCCGGCGGCTCACTTTCAAATACGTCAAATGCTGCGCCAGCTACGATGCCTTCATTAATAGCTTCCACGAGAGCCGTTTCATCGATGATGCCACCACGTGCGCAGTTCACAATACGCATGCCCTTTTTCATGACTTCAAATTGCGGACGGGAGATCATATGATGTGTTTCAGGCGTCAGCGGCGTATGAACGGTCATGAAGTCTGCATTCCGAACGATGTCATCCACGGATGCCAGCTTGACTTCCATCTTTTCAGC
Encoded here:
- the serA gene encoding phosphoglycerate dehydrogenase, which gives rise to MFKVLVSDPISDLGIQQLMDAADVLVEKKTGLGEDELVAIIGEYDALLVRSQTRVTEKIMEAGTNLKVVGRAGVGVDNIDLEAATKRGIIVINAPDGNTITTCEHTFAMMMALARHIPQAYAKTVGGVWDRKSFLGVELRNKTLGVMGMGRIGSEVAKRAKAFGMNILAFDPFLTQERAEKMEVKLASVDDIVRNADFMTVHTPLTPETHHMISRPQFEVMKKGMRIVNCARGGIIDETALVEAINEGIVAGAAFDVFESEPPEKDHPFLTNPKIIVTPHLGASTVEAQENVAIDVSEEVLHILRNEPFKNAVNMPPVAASVMSRLQPYFSIGEKLGSFAAQAANQAVNEIHVDYAGDLSDVDTLPLTRYIVKGVLAHHLGSEVNIVNCMHLAKLRDINVVVTQASKSKGFTNLLTVTLKTQNNEETLVAGTLLNGYGERIVQIDKFPVDMAPEGHQILISHNDKPGIIGSVGTLLGQNDVNIASMQVGRKIIGGAAIMILSVDKAVQKDVLVQLTTLAELNRAIEITL